The sequence below is a genomic window from Nitrospirota bacterium.
GTCGCCTTTCACGTCGAGATGGAGGTCCGTAAGGTGGGCAAAATTGAACTTGGGAACCTCAACAGCCTCGGCAAACGGCACGAACAGATCTGTTGCGGCATTCATTCCCGCCAGCGCCGCTCCGGCAAGAGCAGCACCCTTCAAAAAATCACGCCTCTTCATCTTCCTGACACCTCGTAGAGCCCTTCCGCCTTTCGGCGAGTCGTTTTCAAGCAGTGGTAAAAATGACATAGAATAGCCATGATGTCAAGGGCAAAGAGGATATTGCCCGCCACTCGATACGCGTCACTTGTCTTTCGCCACTCGTCTCTGGTTTCTCCTGTGTAATCCCAAAATGATAATGTCCTAATTCGCCAAAATAGAAATGTCCTATTCCCAGTTACAATGCTCGACCATTGAGGGAGGGCATTGTGGCAGAACAGGACATGATCAGGATGAGTAGAAGAGAAGTAAAACGTCTGCATATTATCCGTGAAGCATTGGATGAGCAGATCACACAGACAGAAGCCGCAAGGCTTATAGATATCAGTGACCGTCAGATACGGAGGATGATCAAGCGGATCCGGGAAGAAGGTGACGAAGGTATATGCCACCGGTCCAGGGGTAAGGCATCGAACCGCCGGATTCCCAAGACGGTCAAGGAGCGGGTTCTGAAGCTCTTCCGGAAAGAGTATCATGATTTCAACATGGCCCATGCCACAGAGAAGCTTTTCGAGGTACACGGGATCACCATAAACGATGAAACGCTGCGGTTATGGCTGAACGAGGCGGCGATACCCTACAAGAAGCGCAAGGTGAGGAAACATCGTCAGCGGCGGGAGCGGAAGGCCCATTTCGGTGAGATGGTCCAGCTAGACGGCTCCCATCATGACTGGTTCGAGGGCCGTGGTCCGGTCTGTGTGTTCATGGGATACATTGACGACGCTACAAACACTGTACACGGCCGTTTTTATGACTACGAAGGCACCATGCCTGCCATGGACAGCATGAAACGGTATATAAAGCGCTATGGCATCCCCAAGAGCGTCTACTTGGACAAGCACACTACGTATAAGTCCTGGGCTGAGCCGACCATCGAGGAGCAGCTTAACGACCAGAAGCCCATGAGTCATTTTGAAAAGAGCCTGGCAGCTCTGGACATCGAGGTCATCCATGCCAATTCGCCCCAAGCCAAAGGCAGGGTGGAGCGGCTCTTTAAGACCCTTCAGGACCGGCTGGTAAGAGAGATGCGACTTCTGGGGGTCAAAAGCGTTGAGGAGGCAAACGCGTTCTTGGAGGACTATCTGCCGAAGTACAACAGGAGGTTCGCGAAACCGGCTGCATCTGAAGCAGATTTGCACCGGGCCGCATTGCACAGTAGAGAGCTCGACCGTATTCTCTGCGTCAAAGAAGAGCGCACGGTTAAGAACGACTTCACCATCGCTCATAATGGCACCTTTTATCAGCTTGAGCAGGCGACACGGGCAAAGAAGGTAACGGTGGAAGAGCGGCTTGATGGCAGCCTGCATATAAGCTACAAAGGACAGGACCTGCGTTACCGGGAAATCACGAAGCAACCGACCGATACAGCGGAAGCGCGGCTTTTGCTTAGACAGAGAAAGCCATGGACTCCTCCAGTCGATCACCCTTGGAAGACGCTTTTTCTATCAAAGAGAAGAAGAAAGGAACGGATAGCCGCTGCTCCCTAAAACCGGACATTTCTATTTTGGTAATAATAGGACATTTCTACTTTGGCTTGACATCTCTGGTTTCTCCTGTTGAAATCACCCATAACCTGTGCTATGGTACAGCCATGAAAGAGCTGCTCCGAAAGCTGCCCGCCGTGGATGAGATTCTGAAGGAACCGCGCACGCAGCAGTGGCTTGATGCCTATCCTCGCGTCCTCGTGCTGACCGCCATCCGCACAGTGCTCGACCGCAAGCGGACCCAGATCCTGGAGGGCGGCAATGCAAAATCCCTCGACGACAGAAGTCTCTCCCCTGCCGCGATCCTGGATGAAGCGGAGCCTGTGCTCAAGCATCTCTCCGAGCCGAGCCTGAAGAGCGTCATCAACGCCACGGGCGTCGTGGTCCATACCAATCTGGGCCGCTCCATCCTGTCCGAGCAGGCGATTCAGCGGGTCGTCGAGGCTGCCCGTTCCTACTCCAACCTGGAGTACGACCTCCAGGCGGGCGAACGGGGCAAGCGGCACGTGCACGTAGAGGGCATGCTGAAGCGGCTCACCGGCGTCGAAGCCGCAACAGCCGTGAACAACAACGCTGCCGCGGTGCTGCTCTGCTTGAACACCATCGCCCGCGGCAAAGAGGTGATCGTGTCGCGAGGCGAGCTCGTCGAGATCGGGGGCTCCTTCCGCGTGCCCGACGTCATGGCGCGAAGCGGAGCCGTGCTGCGCGAGGTCGGCACCACGAACAAGACCCACCTCAAGGACTACGAGCAGGCGATCAACGAGAACACCGGGCTGATCCTGAAGGTCCATACCAGCAACTACAAGATCGTGGGCTTCACCAAGGAGGTCGAAGCCGCGGACCTGGTGAAGCTCGGCAGGAAGCACAAGCTGCCGGTCATGTGGGACCTGGGAAGCGGCAGCTTCATCGACCTCTCCACCTACGGCGCGGGCAGCGAGCCCACGGTGCAGCAGGCCGTTGACTCCGGCGTGGACGTGCTCACCTTCAGCGGCGACAAACTCCTGGGCGGGCCGCAGGCCG
It includes:
- the selA gene encoding L-seryl-tRNA(Sec) selenium transferase, producing the protein MKELLRKLPAVDEILKEPRTQQWLDAYPRVLVLTAIRTVLDRKRTQILEGGNAKSLDDRSLSPAAILDEAEPVLKHLSEPSLKSVINATGVVVHTNLGRSILSEQAIQRVVEAARSYSNLEYDLQAGERGKRHVHVEGMLKRLTGVEAATAVNNNAAAVLLCLNTIARGKEVIVSRGELVEIGGSFRVPDVMARSGAVLREVGTTNKTHLKDYEQAINENTGLILKVHTSNYKIVGFTKEVEAADLVKLGRKHKLPVMWDLGSGSFIDLSTYGAGSEPTVQQAVDSGVDVLTFSGDKLLGGPQAGMILGKKAWLDPIRSNPLARALRIDKLTMAALDATLHQYLDPEKASRDVPTLWMLTQPLSEIERKADMLASGLKKIGDTLLAVSIQDDTSQSGGGALPTGIFPTKTVCIRHERLSANKIETGLRLNTPHVIARIREGMVVFDPRTLNDNEIEQIVEAVKRVVATDKHG
- a CDS encoding twin-arginine translocation signal domain-containing protein; translated protein: MKRRDFLKGAALAGAALAGMNAATDLFVPFAEAVEVPKFNFAHLTDLHLDVKGDSTWQYREKSVPLFIDALRQLGRLPKLNFVVFGGDQIHY
- a CDS encoding ISNCY family transposase yields the protein MAEQDMIRMSRREVKRLHIIREALDEQITQTEAARLIDISDRQIRRMIKRIREEGDEGICHRSRGKASNRRIPKTVKERVLKLFRKEYHDFNMAHATEKLFEVHGITINDETLRLWLNEAAIPYKKRKVRKHRQRRERKAHFGEMVQLDGSHHDWFEGRGPVCVFMGYIDDATNTVHGRFYDYEGTMPAMDSMKRYIKRYGIPKSVYLDKHTTYKSWAEPTIEEQLNDQKPMSHFEKSLAALDIEVIHANSPQAKGRVERLFKTLQDRLVREMRLLGVKSVEEANAFLEDYLPKYNRRFAKPAASEADLHRAALHSRELDRILCVKEERTVKNDFTIAHNGTFYQLEQATRAKKVTVEERLDGSLHISYKGQDLRYREITKQPTDTAEARLLLRQRKPWTPPVDHPWKTLFLSKRRRKERIAAAP